One Natrinema salaciae genomic region harbors:
- a CDS encoding PGF-CTERM sorting domain-containing protein, protein MTLTVAGGTGVVGTVVGAASSGAAAVDIKHSSATSTVVGPGAASETITVSTTGGGLFEFGGDADRSLRVRNAATGKTTTFKPDGDGETYATDHVIIFTGSLEEVPSMDGLVDVRTPEGSESSVTVSGSYSGDRGIFTDQTFAPYIVELLDGSGTVVSTTGEKVYGTNYEWEFDQDGATVTITRDEEVDESWLVEFEIENDSSGDIQAVPHEDGDDVFEIPLDEFNVDDGEYEWEMIIYNGPNSSDEDIAIRLPGGDEQLVTIGAADEGTDGDSGNTESNGDSNSSESADNTSDTESNGDSAPGGDGMPGFGPVATIAGLAGGYALIRRSEDET, encoded by the coding sequence TTGACACTGACAGTAGCCGGGGGGACAGGGGTCGTCGGAACCGTTGTGGGTGCCGCAAGCAGCGGCGCCGCCGCAGTCGACATCAAGCACTCGAGCGCGACATCGACGGTTGTGGGACCGGGCGCGGCGTCGGAGACCATCACCGTCAGTACCACCGGAGGTGGCCTATTCGAGTTCGGGGGAGACGCCGATCGGTCGCTTCGGGTCCGCAACGCCGCGACGGGCAAGACGACCACGTTCAAACCGGACGGGGACGGGGAAACGTACGCGACCGATCACGTGATAATCTTTACCGGTTCGCTGGAGGAGGTCCCGTCGATGGACGGACTCGTCGATGTCCGAACGCCGGAGGGAAGCGAGTCCTCCGTCACCGTCAGCGGTTCATACAGCGGTGATAGGGGGATATTCACGGACCAGACGTTCGCCCCGTACATCGTCGAACTCCTCGACGGATCGGGGACCGTCGTTTCGACGACCGGCGAGAAAGTATACGGGACCAACTACGAGTGGGAGTTCGATCAAGACGGAGCGACAGTGACGATTACTCGAGACGAGGAAGTCGACGAAAGCTGGCTCGTCGAATTCGAAATCGAGAACGACTCGAGCGGAGATATACAGGCTGTCCCTCACGAGGACGGCGACGACGTCTTCGAAATTCCTCTCGATGAATTCAACGTCGACGATGGCGAGTACGAGTGGGAAATGATCATCTACAACGGGCCGAACTCGTCGGACGAGGACATCGCGATCCGTCTCCCAGGAGGGGACGAGCAACTCGTCACGATCGGGGCCGCTGATGAGGGTACCGACGGTGACTCCGGTAATACCGAATCCAACGGCGACTCTAACAGTTCCGAATCTGCCGATAACACCAGTGATACCGAATCCAACGGCGATTCCGCGCCCGGCGGTGACGGGATGCCCGGCTTCGGACCCGTTGCCACGATCGCGGGCCTCGCCGGTGGCTACGCGCTGATTCGACGGTCCGAAGACGAGACGTAA
- the glmM gene encoding phosphoglucosamine mutase, translating into MQVFGSSGTRGVANEELTPAFVLRVAKAAGTTWGDGHGGDRVAIARDTRHTGRMLADAAASGLASTGIDIDRLGIVPTPGAQAYAEREGVPVIVITASHNPPPYNGVKLVGADGVELAVADLETIEETLLAESFTVAPWDETGCVREIDGVRREYVDELLAAADREAIADAELTVALDPGHGAGALTSPEFFRELGCRVVTVNAQPDGHFPGRDPEPVPDNLVDLGRLVRATDADVGIAHDGDADRAIFFDEHGEYVEGDATLAALAAAELEAGDTTVSAVNVSQRLVDVVTEIGAELELTPIGSTNIITRIEELEDKGERVPVAGEGNGGIFFPGYRLSRDGAYTAARFLALVAERPVSEIVAPYDGYVNVRRNIEYESTAERDAMLDAAANQAQAADAELNTRDGYRLDHGDAWVLARPSGTEPLVRIYAEAREGDRAEELASDMYEALADAKADV; encoded by the coding sequence ATGCAAGTCTTCGGATCCAGCGGGACGCGGGGCGTCGCAAACGAGGAGTTGACGCCCGCGTTCGTCCTGCGCGTCGCGAAAGCGGCCGGGACGACCTGGGGTGACGGTCACGGTGGGGACCGGGTTGCCATCGCCCGCGACACGCGCCACACCGGCCGAATGCTGGCCGATGCGGCCGCCAGCGGGCTCGCAAGTACGGGAATCGACATCGACCGCCTCGGGATCGTTCCCACGCCGGGTGCACAGGCCTACGCCGAACGGGAGGGCGTGCCGGTAATCGTCATCACGGCCTCGCACAACCCGCCGCCGTACAACGGCGTCAAACTCGTCGGGGCCGACGGCGTCGAACTCGCGGTCGCCGACCTCGAGACGATCGAGGAGACGCTGCTCGCGGAGTCGTTCACCGTCGCGCCCTGGGACGAGACGGGATGTGTCCGCGAGATCGACGGCGTCAGGCGGGAGTACGTCGACGAACTGCTCGCCGCCGCGGACCGGGAGGCGATCGCCGACGCGGAGCTCACCGTCGCGCTCGATCCGGGCCACGGCGCGGGAGCGCTGACGAGCCCCGAGTTCTTCCGCGAACTCGGCTGTCGCGTCGTCACGGTCAACGCCCAGCCCGACGGACACTTCCCCGGTCGCGATCCGGAGCCAGTTCCCGACAACCTCGTGGATCTTGGCCGGCTCGTCCGCGCGACCGACGCCGACGTCGGCATCGCCCACGACGGCGACGCCGACCGCGCCATCTTCTTCGACGAACACGGCGAGTACGTCGAGGGCGACGCCACCCTCGCCGCGCTCGCAGCCGCCGAACTCGAGGCCGGCGACACCACCGTCTCGGCCGTCAACGTCTCCCAGCGGCTCGTCGACGTCGTCACCGAGATCGGAGCCGAACTCGAGCTCACCCCCATCGGCTCGACGAACATCATCACCCGCATCGAGGAACTCGAGGACAAGGGCGAGCGGGTTCCGGTCGCGGGAGAGGGTAACGGCGGGATCTTCTTCCCCGGCTACCGGCTCTCGCGGGACGGCGCGTATACGGCCGCGCGATTCCTCGCGCTGGTCGCCGAGCGGCCGGTCAGCGAGATCGTCGCCCCCTACGACGGCTACGTCAACGTGCGGCGCAACATCGAGTACGAGTCGACGGCCGAACGCGACGCGATGCTCGACGCGGCGGCCAACCAGGCCCAGGCCGCCGACGCGGAACTCAACACCCGCGACGGCTACCGGCTGGACCACGGCGACGCGTGGGTGCTCGCCCGCCCATCCGGAACCGAACCGCTCGTCCGGATCTACGCCGAGGCCCGCGAGGGCGACCGGGCGGAGGAACTCGCCAGCGACATGTACGAGGCGCTGGCCGACGCGAAGGCCGACGTCTGA
- a CDS encoding HVO_0234 family beta-propeller protein, protein MDSIEEKRVYGDREGAVTAYVASAMGVVRVRVAGDTVGEFGLCERCEARDIAATRDAVAIATDEDVRVHEVANEAAAETGDGDAADETFVEAGFGPAVAVGYDDGDLIAASPDGRVACRAAGAEEWTTLEDVPVATVRAIDGDLVGTDNGVYRVHEGRLDHAGLTDVRDVSAAGVPLAATADGLYKLGNGWMAVLEPAFETVAADPRSRPGRLERAHAVAGETIYEYAADDDEWREREPDGSGETVVGFGYGDERYAVTESGTFLSSSDGGWRRRLLGITDVVGMAVPATVPDATAAER, encoded by the coding sequence ATGGACTCGATCGAGGAGAAACGCGTCTACGGCGACCGCGAGGGCGCGGTCACCGCCTACGTCGCGAGCGCGATGGGAGTCGTCCGCGTCCGCGTCGCCGGCGACACCGTCGGCGAATTCGGCCTCTGCGAGCGCTGCGAGGCTCGAGACATCGCGGCGACCCGCGACGCCGTCGCCATCGCGACCGACGAGGACGTCAGGGTACACGAGGTCGCGAACGAGGCGGCCGCCGAGACCGGCGACGGCGACGCGGCCGACGAAACGTTCGTCGAAGCGGGGTTCGGCCCGGCGGTCGCCGTCGGCTACGACGACGGCGATCTGATCGCGGCCAGTCCGGACGGCCGCGTCGCGTGTCGGGCGGCTGGAGCCGAGGAGTGGACCACGCTCGAGGACGTCCCTGTGGCAACGGTGCGCGCGATCGACGGCGACCTCGTCGGTACCGACAACGGCGTCTACCGCGTTCACGAGGGCAGGCTCGATCACGCCGGGCTGACGGACGTGCGGGACGTCTCGGCCGCCGGCGTCCCGCTGGCCGCCACCGCCGACGGACTCTACAAGCTGGGCAACGGCTGGATGGCGGTCCTCGAGCCAGCGTTCGAGACCGTCGCGGCGGACCCCCGCTCTCGACCCGGCCGACTCGAGCGTGCACACGCGGTCGCCGGCGAGACGATCTACGAGTACGCGGCCGACGACGACGAGTGGCGGGAGCGCGAGCCCGACGGCTCGGGCGAGACGGTCGTCGGATTCGGCTACGGCGACGAACGCTACGCGGTCACCGAGTCGGGGACCTTCCTGTCCTCGAGCGACGGCGGCTGGCGACGGCGGCTGCTCGGCATCACCGACGTGGTCGGGATGGCCGTCCCCGCGACGGTCCCGGACGCGACCGCCGCGGAACGATGA
- a CDS encoding ribose-phosphate diphosphokinase — MIVSGSASQALAAALARELEEPLAAVEYDRFPDGELLAAVPGVADAEPDRAVIVASTVSSDAHLEVLQLQDAVREAGIEEVVTVLPYMGYGRQDEAFEPGHPVSARAIARAISTGTDRVLTVDPHEEAVCEFFEPTATAVDAAGQLAEPLPADLADPVFLSPDAGAIELAETTRDAYGAGETDYFEKTRLSGTEVEISPSDVDVAGRDVIVVDDIIATGSTMSEAVTLLRDRDVGRVFVTCVHPLLARDAVTKLSRAGVEAIYGTDTIERGVETVSVAPVLAAHL, encoded by the coding sequence ATGATCGTCAGCGGATCCGCGTCGCAGGCTCTCGCCGCGGCGCTCGCACGCGAACTCGAGGAGCCGCTCGCCGCCGTCGAGTACGACCGCTTTCCCGACGGCGAACTGCTCGCCGCCGTCCCCGGGGTGGCCGACGCCGAGCCGGACCGGGCGGTGATCGTCGCGTCGACCGTCTCGAGCGACGCCCACCTCGAGGTGCTCCAGTTGCAAGACGCCGTCCGCGAGGCCGGCATCGAGGAGGTCGTTACCGTTCTCCCCTACATGGGTTACGGGCGGCAGGACGAGGCCTTCGAACCGGGCCATCCCGTGTCCGCGCGTGCGATCGCACGCGCGATTTCGACCGGTACCGACCGCGTGTTGACGGTCGATCCCCACGAAGAAGCGGTCTGTGAGTTCTTCGAGCCGACAGCGACCGCCGTCGACGCGGCGGGGCAGCTGGCCGAACCGCTCCCGGCCGATCTCGCCGATCCGGTCTTCCTCTCCCCCGACGCGGGGGCGATCGAGCTCGCCGAAACGACCAGAGACGCATACGGCGCGGGCGAAACAGACTACTTCGAGAAGACCCGTCTCTCCGGGACGGAGGTCGAAATATCCCCCAGCGACGTCGACGTGGCCGGTCGCGACGTGATCGTCGTCGACGACATCATCGCGACGGGGTCGACGATGAGCGAGGCCGTCACCCTCCTCCGGGATCGCGACGTCGGTCGCGTCTTCGTCACCTGCGTCCACCCCTTGCTCGCCCGCGACGCCGTCACGAAGCTCTCGCGGGCTGGGGTCGAAGCGATCTACGGCACCGACACGATCGAGCGAGGCGTCGAGACCGTCTCCGTCGCGCCGGTGCTCGCTGCTCATCTGTAA
- a CDS encoding heme NO-binding domain-containing protein — protein MHGIVHKTLKEYVVERTDDGTWDTVVEQSGLEPQLYLPVTNYDDEEIDAILETLSTMATQDRHEIERDFGRRLAPELLSTFSAHIRRDWELADLLADLEGVYNDIDTATEEATLPELACARESDHAIVTYDTHRGHQYCGLAHGILDGLVAAFDADATVTKTACVDDGDGACRFHVDLE, from the coding sequence ATGCACGGAATCGTCCACAAGACCCTCAAAGAGTACGTCGTCGAGCGAACCGACGACGGCACCTGGGACACGGTCGTCGAACAATCCGGTCTCGAGCCGCAGCTATACCTCCCCGTCACGAACTACGACGACGAGGAGATCGACGCCATCCTCGAGACGCTGTCGACGATGGCCACGCAGGACAGACACGAGATCGAACGCGACTTCGGCCGCAGGCTGGCCCCCGAACTGCTCTCGACGTTCAGTGCGCACATCCGTCGCGACTGGGAGCTTGCGGACCTGCTCGCCGACCTCGAGGGCGTCTACAACGACATCGACACCGCCACCGAGGAGGCCACGCTCCCGGAACTCGCCTGTGCGCGGGAGTCGGATCACGCCATCGTCACGTACGACACGCATCGCGGCCACCAGTACTGCGGGCTCGCACACGGCATCCTGGACGGGCTGGTCGCGGCGTTCGACGCCGACGCGACCGTCACGAAAACGGCCTGCGTCGACGACGGCGACGGCGCGTGCCGGTTTCACGTCGACCTCGAGTGA
- a CDS encoding CARDB domain-containing protein: MKSRFAALLVVVLLVASLPAGVAALEPARAAGSATTGGLDSRAGGTAPSIGTTAGSTVGSGGSEDVLHRTTVLRHRPADPDAFEVETTVHVPDPVTELEIELDPDATVESTAGFERTGDRTFEWTGGTDAPTVRYAMPADRRGDGEQGAGSAGGYTFVDTGDWGVVAVPDVSLSLRRTEPVGIERSVTVDGPGATGGDIAFFGAVREYERAVDGGTIKLVVPDAASLEESPDAILAALADARGRLAVGARTDEVFVVAVPSDVDWGQKRGIQYGRSDAWVVDDATLDEPNPVWLHEYVHVRQRFSNADGDTAPETSWLVEGQADYYAGLLALESGATDFADFSRLLERGEESPDADAVLADRSTWENRETMYTKGALVAGEIDRQLRLATDGDRTLEDVFRALNAGEGTVTEDDFLEAIEEAGGPTVRAVAERYTRTDESPEMWSRSQHEAAFEQPVADFAYGIGAEPLEVAGREWPRWNATEIDGTRVHDVIAVPAGESVSIPVAVENVGEREGTYDATLDVDGRVVAHRRGRLAPDEGTTHRLSWTPSEPGEYTVRVGAERLTAVVRSPASATVADLQVAPDSVDPGEPVTATATIAADDDRPAAAVVAFRTVDGIAAERSVALRPGETTTVEAPLRFDERGRYEIGVGDRTATVSVGADPAAALEEVPGFGLSAAAIAVAIALSILVARRR; encoded by the coding sequence GTGAAATCTCGGTTCGCCGCTCTCCTGGTCGTCGTCTTGCTCGTCGCGAGTCTACCGGCCGGCGTCGCCGCACTCGAGCCGGCGCGAGCCGCCGGCTCCGCGACGACCGGCGGTCTCGATTCGCGGGCCGGAGGGACGGCTCCTTCGATCGGGACGACCGCCGGATCGACGGTCGGGTCCGGCGGCTCCGAGGACGTCCTCCACCGGACGACCGTCCTTCGGCACCGTCCGGCCGACCCCGACGCGTTCGAGGTGGAGACGACCGTCCACGTGCCCGATCCCGTGACGGAACTCGAGATCGAACTCGATCCGGACGCGACCGTCGAGTCGACCGCCGGATTCGAGCGGACGGGCGACCGGACCTTCGAGTGGACCGGCGGGACCGACGCGCCGACGGTGCGGTACGCGATGCCGGCCGATCGACGCGGTGACGGCGAGCAGGGTGCCGGGTCGGCGGGTGGCTACACCTTCGTCGATACCGGCGACTGGGGCGTCGTGGCGGTTCCCGACGTGTCGCTCTCGCTGCGTCGGACCGAACCGGTCGGCATCGAGCGGTCGGTGACCGTCGACGGTCCGGGTGCGACCGGCGGCGACATCGCCTTCTTCGGCGCGGTGCGGGAGTACGAGCGGGCCGTCGACGGCGGGACGATCAAGTTGGTCGTCCCCGACGCCGCGTCACTCGAGGAGTCGCCGGACGCGATCCTCGCGGCCCTCGCGGACGCGCGCGGCCGGCTCGCGGTCGGGGCGCGAACGGACGAGGTGTTCGTGGTCGCGGTACCGAGCGACGTCGACTGGGGGCAAAAGCGTGGCATCCAGTACGGCCGGTCGGACGCCTGGGTCGTCGACGACGCGACGCTCGACGAGCCCAACCCGGTCTGGCTCCACGAGTACGTCCACGTCCGCCAGCGGTTTTCGAACGCGGACGGCGATACCGCTCCCGAGACGAGCTGGCTCGTCGAGGGCCAGGCCGATTACTACGCGGGGCTGCTCGCCCTCGAGAGCGGCGCGACCGACTTCGCCGATTTCAGCCGTCTCCTCGAGCGCGGCGAGGAGTCGCCCGACGCCGACGCGGTCCTCGCCGACCGCTCGACCTGGGAGAACCGGGAGACGATGTATACGAAAGGGGCGCTCGTCGCCGGCGAGATCGATCGGCAGCTTCGGCTCGCGACCGACGGTGATCGGACCCTCGAGGACGTGTTCCGGGCGCTGAACGCCGGCGAGGGGACGGTGACCGAGGACGACTTCCTGGAGGCGATCGAGGAGGCCGGCGGACCGACCGTCCGCGCCGTCGCGGAGCGGTACACGCGGACGGACGAGAGTCCGGAGATGTGGAGCCGGAGCCAACACGAGGCCGCGTTCGAGCAACCGGTCGCCGACTTCGCGTACGGGATCGGTGCCGAGCCGCTCGAGGTCGCGGGTCGGGAGTGGCCCCGCTGGAACGCCACGGAGATCGACGGCACCCGTGTCCACGACGTGATCGCGGTTCCGGCCGGCGAATCCGTGTCGATTCCGGTCGCGGTCGAGAACGTCGGCGAGCGCGAGGGGACCTACGACGCGACGCTGGACGTCGACGGACGGGTGGTCGCTCACCGTCGGGGGAGGCTCGCACCCGACGAGGGGACGACGCACCGACTCTCGTGGACGCCGTCCGAACCCGGCGAGTACACGGTTCGAGTCGGTGCCGAGCGGCTGACTGCCGTCGTTCGCTCGCCCGCGAGCGCGACCGTCGCTGACCTGCAGGTCGCGCCCGACAGCGTCGACCCTGGCGAGCCGGTAACGGCGACGGCGACGATCGCAGCCGACGACGACCGACCGGCCGCGGCCGTCGTCGCGTTCCGGACCGTCGACGGGATCGCGGCCGAGCGGTCGGTGGCGCTCCGGCCCGGTGAGACGACGACCGTCGAAGCGCCCCTCCGATTCGACGAGCGCGGGCGGTACGAGATCGGCGTCGGGGATCGGACGGCGACGGTCAGCGTCGGCGCCGACCCGGCCGCGGCACTCGAGGAGGTGCCCGGGTTCGGTCTCTCGGCCGCGGCGATCGCCGTCGCGATCGCGCTCTCGATACTGGTGGCTCGCCGCCGCTGA
- the ileS gene encoding isoleucine--tRNA ligase — translation MSRFGEVDDQYDPHELEQRVFEYWDDVDAYEQTVEHRSDGESYFFVDGPPYTSGSAHMGTTWNKSLKDVYLRFLRMQGYDVTDRPGYDMHGLPIETRVEERLGFENKQDIEEFGEENFIQECKDYANEQLEGLQSDFQDFGVWMDWDDPYRTVAPEYMEAAWWGFSKAADRGLVEKGHRSISQCPRCETAIANNEVEYEDVEDPSVYVSFDLEDREGSIVIWTTTPWTIPANTFVAVDADGDYVGVRAESDGEEELLYVADAKHEEVLREGRYDDYEVVEELSGEDLIGWSYEHPLAEEVPDHVDAEGTFEVYAADYVDTHGDGTGLVHSAPGHGEVDFERGRELGFPIFCPVGGDGVYTEEAGKYAGQFVKDADPEITADLEDNGALLASGTVQHSYGHCWRCDTGILQIVTDQWFITITDVKDELLDNIEDSEWHPDWARDNRFRDFVEEAPDWNVSRQRYWGIPLPVWTPEDRDDDEDMIVVSTREELAERVDQDVDPEAVDLHKDTVDDLTITENGTTYTRVPDVFDVWLDSSVASWGTLNYPSDDSTFDELWPADFILEAHDQTRGWFWSQLGMGTAALGESPYTEVLMHGHALMPDGRAMSKSKDILIDPHEAIDRHGRDVMRLFLLSNNPQGDDMRFSWDGMQTMENHLRTLWNVFRFPLPYMRLDEFDPAETTLADVDDVSASDASGGSSERSSDGDLELIDEWVLARLQSTKATMTAAFEDRRQDRALDALLEFVVEDVSRFYVQAVRERMWAEEDSGSKRAAYATIYHVLRESVALLAPYAPFISEEIYGTLTGDDGFDTVHMEDWPAVDDYWEDEQLEDDVAILRAIEEAGANARQQAGRKLRWPVPRVVVAADDERVAAAVERHTDLLEDRLNAREIELVSPDDRWGELQYSAEADMSELGPAFGDRAGRVMNALNEARIDEPSLAAIEDAVDDALEDGEEITDEMVSFVTQTPEGVAGTAFGTDGDDRGVAYVDASLTDDIESEGYAREVIRRVQEMRKDLDLDVEERIALDLEIDDDRVADLVAEREALISEEVRADERRTVEDGHRKEWDVEGVTMEIAIEPLAAAEASD, via the coding sequence ATGAGCAGGTTCGGCGAGGTCGACGACCAGTACGACCCACACGAACTCGAGCAGCGGGTCTTCGAGTACTGGGACGACGTCGACGCCTACGAGCAGACGGTCGAGCACCGATCGGACGGTGAGTCCTACTTCTTCGTCGACGGCCCGCCGTACACGTCGGGGTCGGCGCACATGGGGACCACCTGGAACAAGTCGCTGAAGGACGTCTACCTCCGCTTCCTGCGGATGCAGGGGTACGACGTGACGGACCGCCCGGGCTACGACATGCACGGGCTCCCGATCGAGACCCGCGTCGAGGAACGACTCGGTTTCGAGAACAAACAGGACATCGAGGAGTTCGGCGAGGAGAACTTCATCCAGGAGTGTAAGGACTACGCCAACGAGCAACTCGAGGGCCTCCAGTCGGACTTCCAGGACTTCGGCGTCTGGATGGACTGGGACGACCCCTACAGGACGGTCGCACCGGAGTACATGGAGGCCGCCTGGTGGGGCTTCTCGAAGGCCGCCGATCGCGGCCTCGTCGAGAAGGGCCACCGCTCCATTTCGCAGTGTCCGCGCTGTGAAACGGCGATCGCGAACAACGAGGTCGAGTACGAGGACGTCGAGGACCCCTCCGTCTACGTCTCGTTCGACCTCGAGGACCGCGAGGGCTCGATCGTCATCTGGACGACGACGCCGTGGACGATTCCGGCGAACACCTTCGTCGCCGTCGACGCGGACGGCGACTACGTCGGCGTCCGTGCCGAGAGCGACGGTGAGGAAGAGTTGCTGTACGTCGCCGACGCGAAGCACGAGGAGGTGCTTCGGGAGGGCCGCTACGACGACTACGAGGTCGTCGAGGAGTTGTCGGGCGAGGACCTGATCGGCTGGTCCTACGAACACCCGCTCGCCGAGGAGGTGCCCGACCACGTCGACGCCGAGGGGACGTTCGAGGTCTACGCCGCCGACTACGTCGACACGCACGGTGACGGCACCGGGCTCGTCCACTCCGCGCCCGGCCACGGTGAAGTGGACTTCGAGCGCGGACGCGAACTCGGGTTCCCGATCTTCTGTCCGGTCGGCGGAGACGGCGTCTACACCGAGGAAGCCGGCAAGTACGCGGGTCAGTTCGTCAAGGACGCCGATCCGGAGATCACGGCCGACCTCGAGGACAACGGCGCGCTGCTCGCCTCCGGAACTGTCCAGCACAGCTACGGCCACTGCTGGCGCTGTGATACGGGCATCCTCCAGATCGTCACCGACCAGTGGTTCATCACGATCACGGACGTCAAGGACGAACTCCTCGACAACATCGAGGACAGCGAGTGGCACCCCGACTGGGCCCGCGACAACCGCTTCCGTGACTTCGTCGAGGAGGCACCGGACTGGAACGTCTCCCGGCAGCGCTACTGGGGCATCCCGCTCCCGGTCTGGACGCCGGAGGATCGGGACGACGACGAGGACATGATCGTCGTCTCGACGCGCGAAGAACTCGCCGAACGCGTCGATCAGGACGTCGATCCCGAGGCGGTCGATCTCCACAAGGACACCGTGGACGACCTGACGATCACCGAGAACGGCACCACTTACACCCGCGTTCCCGACGTGTTCGACGTCTGGCTCGACTCGTCGGTCGCGTCGTGGGGGACGCTAAACTACCCCTCGGACGACAGCACGTTCGACGAGCTCTGGCCCGCCGACTTCATCCTCGAGGCCCACGACCAGACCCGCGGCTGGTTCTGGTCCCAGCTGGGGATGGGTACCGCCGCGCTCGGCGAGAGCCCGTACACGGAGGTCCTGATGCACGGCCACGCGCTGATGCCCGACGGCCGCGCGATGAGCAAATCCAAGGACATCCTGATCGACCCCCACGAGGCCATCGACCGCCACGGGCGCGACGTCATGCGGCTGTTCCTGCTCTCGAACAACCCGCAGGGAGACGACATGCGCTTCTCCTGGGACGGGATGCAGACGATGGAGAATCACCTCCGGACGCTGTGGAACGTCTTCCGGTTCCCGCTGCCGTACATGCGGCTGGATGAGTTCGACCCCGCCGAAACGACGCTGGCGGACGTGGACGACGTCTCCGCGAGCGACGCGAGCGGAGGCTCGTCGGAGCGCAGCTCCGACGGTGACCTCGAGCTGATCGACGAGTGGGTACTCGCCCGACTGCAGTCGACCAAGGCGACGATGACGGCGGCGTTCGAGGACCGCCGGCAGGACCGGGCGCTCGACGCGCTCCTCGAGTTCGTCGTCGAGGACGTCTCGCGGTTCTACGTGCAGGCGGTCCGCGAACGCATGTGGGCCGAGGAGGACAGCGGCTCGAAGCGGGCCGCCTACGCGACGATCTACCACGTGCTCCGGGAGAGCGTCGCCCTGCTCGCGCCGTACGCGCCCTTTATCAGCGAGGAGATCTACGGCACGCTGACCGGCGACGACGGGTTCGATACCGTCCACATGGAAGACTGGCCCGCGGTCGACGACTACTGGGAGGACGAGCAACTCGAGGACGACGTCGCCATCCTGCGCGCCATCGAGGAGGCCGGCGCGAACGCCCGCCAGCAGGCCGGTCGCAAGCTTCGGTGGCCCGTCCCGCGAGTCGTCGTCGCCGCCGACGACGAGCGCGTCGCGGCGGCCGTCGAGCGCCACACCGACCTGCTCGAGGATCGGCTCAACGCCCGCGAGATCGAACTCGTCTCGCCGGACGATCGCTGGGGCGAGTTGCAGTACAGCGCCGAGGCGGACATGAGCGAGCTCGGCCCGGCCTTCGGCGACCGCGCCGGGCGGGTGATGAACGCGCTCAACGAGGCCCGCATCGACGAGCCGAGCCTCGCGGCGATCGAGGACGCCGTCGACGACGCGCTCGAGGACGGCGAGGAGATCACCGACGAAATGGTGTCGTTCGTCACGCAGACGCCCGAGGGCGTCGCCGGCACCGCCTTCGGCACCGACGGCGACGACCGCGGCGTCGCCTACGTCGACGCCTCGCTGACCGACGACATCGAGAGCGAAGGCTACGCCCGCGAGGTCATCCGGCGCGTCCAGGAGATGCGCAAGGACCTCGATCTCGACGTGGAAGAGCGGATCGCGCTCGACCTCGAGATCGACGACGACCGCGTCGCCGACCTCGTCGCCGAGCGCGAGGCGCTCATCAGCGAGGAGGTTCGGGCGGACGAACGCCGCACGGTCGAGGACGGCCACCGCAAGGAGTGGGACGTCGAAGGGGTGACGATGGAGATCGCGATCGAGCCGCTGGCGGCGGCGGAAGCGTCGGACTAG
- a CDS encoding uracil-DNA glycosylase yields the protein MPASDPDTDTDTDIDTNPDAESDSATAEAPSYPTSRNVLEPDCARCPALAETRERISWGTGPEDASIVVVGEAPGYGDPDADRWRGGNWTGKAYTSRHSGRRIRRMLEEIGRGDDAYYTNAVKCFPASADDPTSNREPTAEERATCRTHLLTELEEIDPAVVLATGKHATKTVLAAEDRELDGFLDSVLEPVRCERLDVWLVPILHPSYQDVWIGRLGYEPAEYLEAVGETLDRLRGRRAGR from the coding sequence GTGCCCGCGTCCGACCCCGATACCGACACCGATACCGATATCGATACCAACCCCGACGCCGAATCCGATTCGGCGACCGCCGAAGCACCTTCGTATCCGACCAGCCGCAACGTCCTCGAGCCCGACTGCGCCCGCTGTCCCGCGCTGGCCGAGACCCGCGAGCGCATCTCCTGGGGAACCGGTCCCGAAGACGCGAGCATCGTCGTCGTCGGCGAAGCGCCCGGGTACGGCGACCCCGACGCCGACCGCTGGCGGGGCGGCAACTGGACCGGCAAGGCCTACACCTCCCGTCACTCCGGCCGGCGGATCCGGCGCATGCTCGAGGAGATCGGCCGCGGCGACGACGCGTACTACACGAACGCCGTGAAGTGTTTTCCCGCGAGCGCCGACGACCCGACGAGCAACCGCGAGCCCACGGCCGAGGAACGCGCGACCTGTCGAACGCACCTGCTGACCGAACTCGAGGAGATCGATCCCGCGGTCGTCCTGGCGACGGGGAAACACGCGACGAAGACCGTGCTCGCGGCCGAGGATCGCGAACTCGACGGCTTTCTCGACAGCGTGCTCGAACCCGTGCGCTGTGAGCGACTCGACGTGTGGCTCGTGCCGATCCTCCACCCCTCGTATCAGGACGTCTGGATCGGCCGGCTGGGGTACGAGCCGGCCGAGTACCTCGAGGCGGTCGGCGAGACGCTGGACCGACTCCGGGGACGCAGAGCCGGTAGATAA